CGCCTTGATCGCAACGATCGGGCGTATGGTCCGCGTGCGGCTCCATCGTGCGCAACTGTGTGAACGGCACGGCCGAAGCGAGTGCGAGAGCGAGAGCGATCACGCCCACAAGCAGGAGGGCGAGCCAGGCACCGGACCTGTCGATGATGATCCCCGCTGCCGCGGACCCCAATGAAGCGCCGAGGTTCAAAGACGTATTGATCCAGGTCGAGGCTTCCGTCTGGCTGGTCTCCGGGACAATGGCGTCCGCAATGAGGTACCCAGTGACGAGGGACGGAGTGAGGAAGAGGCCGACGAGAGCGATGCCCGCGGCGAAGAGACCGAGAGTGTCCAGCTGGGACACGATCACTGAGGCAAGCCCCATGCCGATGCACAAGACGAACAGCCTCTTGGCTGCTCCAGTCTTGAGGTTCAGCTGTCCATAGAGGAAACCTCCCAGAGCACTTCCGCCGGAGAAGGCTGCCAGCAGCCAGCCCGAGGCCGAGACCGCATCATGTTGCGCAGCGACGGCCGGTGCTGCGATTTCCGCGACTCCCAGTACGCAGCCGACGCCCAGCAGGACGGTCAATACCCTGACGAAGCCCGGCTGTCGCAGCGGGCGATCACCTCGCACGCCGCTCCCTCCTGTTCCGCGCAGTGTCCGCGACGAGGCGCTGGACGTCATGGCTGTGGTGCCGAGGAAGACCGCTGCCGCGGTCACCCAGAGTCCGATGCCGGGAGAGGTGGCCACGATGACCGCGGTGATAATGACGGGACCAGCGACATAGAGAAGGTCCTCGCAGATCGCGTCGATGCTGAACGCCTTCGTTCGCTGGTCGCCGGCCGTCGTGAGGGAGGCCCAGACCATGCGCATCGCCGCTCCCAAAGGCGGCGATGTCAGGCCGACTACCGCGCTGAGAACGAGGAACCAGATGGCCGCGACTCCGTCGCTTGCCGTGATGAGCGCGAGAGCGATCAACGTTGCTGCCTGGCTTGCAGCCATCGTGGTGAGCGCCGGCCGCTGTCCGAATCGATCGACGGCCCGGGCACGCCAGGGAGCGGCGACGACGTTGGCTATCCCGAACGCCGCTGTTGCGAAACCGGCCTGTGCGTAGGAGCCCGTACTGTCCTGGACGGCGAGTAGGAGAGCAAGACCGCCCATCGCGAGCGCGGACCGGCCAATCAGGGCCGGAAGGAAGGCGCGAAGTGCGCCGGGAAGGAGAAGCACTGCGAGCACGAAGCAGCTCCGATGATGTGCGACCGACGCTGAGCGTACGGGCGCCAAGAATCTGACGGTTTTTGAGATCCGGAGGGTGTAACAGACCACACCCTCGACGGATCAGAACCTGGACGGGAGGGATCCAGGACCGTCAGATGAACATCACGATGAACACGCAGAAAGGCTAGCAGGCTGTTTCCTCCGGTGCAGCGGCCGTCGCCATCATCGACGTGGCCCTCCAAGCCCCGGCCTGTGACGGGCACCATCAGCCTTGTCCCCGAAGCGGGGCTGATGGACCGCAACCGCCGTCCCAGTGGAGTGTGGATCGGGTGTCGTCGACGGAGAGGCGGCGGCGGTGGGTGTGCCCGCGGTCGGGTCGATCGGGCCTGTCGGTGAGGTCACGGTGTGTTCCTCATTGCTGACCGGGATGTCGTTCGTCCATAGGCGGAAGCAATTTGCTGTCTGGATCAGTGGGGCCTTGCAGGCGGCCGTGGCGGTCGCCGGTCACGGTCATGGTGACGCCGGTGGGCAGGTGGCGCAGGCGCCACCCGTCGGTGTAGGAGCCTCCACCCGAAGCGCGGGCAGCCCGTGGCGGGCCGCGCTTGCGGCTGGCCTCCCGGGAGGGATCCCTGGTTGGCACGGGTGCCTTAGTAGCTGTTGTCTTTCCGGGCTTGGGGGCTGTGTTTCCGCTGGTGGGGCATAGGGTCGACGATTCCGTGGGAGTGGTGGGCTGTCGTGTCGTCGCTCCAGTGGAGGTTGCGGATGCCGTCGGTCGTGGGACTGCTGGAACAGCACGAACTCTCCGCTCGGCGCCGGGTCGAGGAGTTGCGGGAGGAAGCCGACCGCATCCAGGCCGAGTTGAGCGTGGCCGAGCAGGAATGGAAGGAATGGGCCATCGCCCGCTCACGGGTCGGCGCGGTGCTCGTTCCGGAGAACGGCAACGCCGATGCGAAGGCCGCTCGGGATCTGCGGGATGCGGCGAAGCCGAAATCGCAGGTTCCAGTGTGGCGTGAGGGACTGGCCTGGACGGTGCTGTCGGTCGACTACCAGCGCATCCTGCAGACTCTCGCAGACCGGCATCGCCTGCATCAAGGGCCGCTGACCTGCCAGGAGATGGCCGCGGTGTTCGGCATGGACGTGGTGCCGGCCAAGGTGGAGGCGCTGCGGTCGAAGGCGAAACGCCTGGTGGCCCGCGGCTGGCTCACCGAGTCCGCGCCCGGCCGGTTCATGCTTCCCGATCCCGTCGCCTCGCGGTCAGGCGACGGCTCATGAGGAGCGTCATCGACCAGTAGACCATCGCCTCGGCGCTGGTGGTGCGGCGCTCGAAGTCGCGCACCGGGCGGCGACTTTGCATCAGGTGGGCGAAGAACCGCTCGACGATCCACCGCTTGGGCAGCACCACGAACCCCTTCTGGCCGTCGCTGCGCCTGACGATCGAAACGACCGGCGCCAGTGCGGCCAGGCAGTGCTCGACGAGGCTGCCGGTGTAGTCGGCGTCGGCCCAGACCAGGGCGAGACGGTGGTGTGCGTCGGCCACTTGTCGCAGCAGGCCCCGGGCGGCGGCGCGATCACCGGTGTCCGCGGCGGTGACCACCACGCCCAGCAGCAGACCGAGCGTGTCCACCACG
The nucleotide sequence above comes from Streptomyces sp. N50. Encoded proteins:
- a CDS encoding IS5 family transposase; translated protein: MTDAEWAAIRPLLPVPAWLRGRGGQPEAYCHRAMLDAIRYLIDNGIKWRAMPADFPPWDRVYAFFRRWRDRALVKEFHDRLRAIVRQESGRDAEPTAGVIDSQSVKADAVVGSDSRGFDGGKLVNGRKRHVVVDTLGLLLGVVVTAADTGDRAAARGLLRQVADAHHRLALVWADADYTGSLVEHCLAALAPVVSIVRRSDGQKGFVVLPKRWIVERFFAHLMQSRRPVRDFERRTTSAEAMVYWSMTLLMSRRLTARRRDREA
- a CDS encoding MFS transporter translates to MLAVLLLPGALRAFLPALIGRSALAMGGLALLLAVQDSTGSYAQAGFATAAFGIANVVAAPWRARAVDRFGQRPALTTMAASQAATLIALALITASDGVAAIWFLVLSAVVGLTSPPLGAAMRMVWASLTTAGDQRTKAFSIDAICEDLLYVAGPVIITAVIVATSPGIGLWVTAAAVFLGTTAMTSSASSRTLRGTGGSGVRGDRPLRQPGFVRVLTVLLGVGCVLGVAEIAAPAVAAQHDAVSASGWLLAAFSGGSALGGFLYGQLNLKTGAAKRLFVLCIGMGLASVIVSQLDTLGLFAAGIALVGLFLTPSLVTGYLIADAIVPETSQTEASTWINTSLNLGASLGSAAAGIIIDRSGAWLALLLVGVIALALALASAVPFTQLRTMEPHADHTPDRCDQGG